The following are encoded together in the Labeo rohita strain BAU-BD-2019 chromosome 17, IGBB_LRoh.1.0, whole genome shotgun sequence genome:
- the mthfd1b gene encoding C-1-tetrahydrofolate synthase, cytoplasmic: MPAQIICGKTISAQVRGRLKEDVEGMRKTHPNFKPGLVVLQVGDREDSNLYISMKLKAAAEIGINAVHVKLPRTATENEVMRSIMEVNEDSKVHGLIVQLPLDSIHTINTERIINTVAPEKDVDGLTSINAGKLARGDLGDCFIPCTPNGCMELVKQTGVSLAGKRAVVIGRSKIVGAPMHDLLLWNHATVMTCHSKTADLASEVGKADILVTGIGKPEMVRGEWLKDGAIVIDCGINTIADSSRPSGKRVVGDVHYDSAKEKAAFITPVPGGVGPMTVAMLMQNTVLSAKHFLQIQEPGKWNITYTKLNLQRPVPSDVAISRSCVPKPIECLAKEIGLFSDEVELYGRTKAKVQLKTIDRLQAQPDGKYVVVTGITPTPLGEGKSTTTIGLVQALGAHLKLNAFACVRQPSQGPTFGIKGGAAGGGYSQVIPMEEFNLHLTGDIHAITAANNLVAAAIDARMFHEATQSDKALFNRLVPLTEGQRKFSPVQINRLEKLGIKKTDPSTLTEEEITRFVRLDIDPESITWQRVLDTNDRFLRKITIGQSPTEKGFTRTAQFDITVASEIMAVLALTTGLADMKERLAKMVVATSRSGQPVTTEDLGVCGALTVLMRDAIKPNLMQTLEGNPVFVHAGPFANIAHGNSSILADKIALKLVGPQGFVVTEAGFGADIGMEKFFNIKCRNSGLKPHVVVLVATVRALKMHGGGPTVTAGTPLPKEYIEENLALLEAGCSNMRKQVENAQLFGVPVVVAVNAFKTDTKAELDLICKLAKEAGAFDAVHCCHWADGGAGAAELARAVQKAADLPSSFKFLYDVELPIADKIRIIAQKIYGADDIELLPEAQHKVDLYSKQGFAGLPICMAKTHLSLSHDAEKKGVPTGFVLPIRDIRASVGAGFLYPLVGTMPTIPGLPTRPCFYDIDLDTESGEVLGLF; this comes from the exons ATTGGGATCAATGCCGTGCATGTGAAGCTTCCACGGACTGCAACTGAAAATGAG GTTATGCGCAGtataatggaagtcaatgaGGACTCCAAAGTCCATGGGCTCATAGTCCAGCTGCCCCTTGACTCCATCCACACCATTAATACAGAAAGGATTATCAACACTGTGGCTCCAGAGAAAGATGTAGATGG TTTGACAAGTATAAATGCAGGAAAACTGGCACGTGGTGATCTTGGAGACTGTTTTATCCCTTGTACTCCTAATGGATGTATGGAGCTTGTCAAACAAACAG GTGTGTCACTGGCAGGAAAAAGGGCAGTGGTAATTGGGCGCAGTAAGATTGTTGGTGCACCAATGCATGATCTTCTCCTTTGGAATCATGCAACTGTAATGACCTGTCATTCTAAGACTGCAGACTTGGCCTCAGAG gTGGGAAAGGCAGACATATTGGTGACAGGGATTGGTAAACCAGAGATGGTTCGCGGAGAGTGGCTGAAGGATGGTGCCATTGTCATTGACTGTGGTATTAACACCATCGCAG acagCAGTAGGCCAAGTGGAAAGAGAGTTGTTGGAGACGTTCACTATGACTCTGCCAAAgagaaggctgcatttattacacCTGTACCTGGTGGAGTCGGTCCAATGACTGTAGCCATGCTCATGCAG AACACAGTTCTGAGTGCCAAGCATTTCCTTCAAATACAAGAACCTGGGAAGTGGAATATAACTTACACCAAACTCAACCTGCAACGGCCTGTTCCAAG TGACGTTGCCATCTCTCGCTCCTGTGTACCTAAACCCATTGAATGTCTTGCTAAGGAAATTGGTCTTTTCTCGGATGAGGTTGAGCTCTATGGCAGGACCAAAGCCAAAGTCCAACTGAAAACAATTGATCGACTGCAGGCTCAACCTGATGGGAAATATGTGGTTGTTACTGG AATCACTCCGACTCCTCTGGGTGAAGGAAAGAGTACAACGACAATAGGGTTGGTTCAAGCACTTGGGGCTCATCTCAAACTTAATGCATTTGCATGTGTGCGCCAACCATCACAAGGTCCTACGTTTGGCATTAAAG GTGGTGCTGCTGGTGGGGGCTACTCTCAAGTTATTCCTATGGAAGAG TTCAATCTTCATCTGACTGGTGACATTCATGCCATCACAGCGGCCAATAACCTGGTAGCTGCTGCAATTGATGCTCGTATGTTTCATGAAGCCACCCAGTCTGATAAG GCACTCTTTAATCGGTTGGTACCCTTGACTGAAGGTCAGAGGAAGTTTTCTCCAGTTCAGATCAACAGACTTGAA AAACTAGGTATAAAGAAAACCGACCCCAGCACATTAACAGAGGAGGAAATCACACGCTTCGTCAGGCTGGACATTGACCCCGAGTCCATCACTTGGCAGCGAG TGCTGGACACAAATGACCgttttctgagaaaaatcaCCATTGGACAATCTCCAACTGAGAAGGGCTTCACCAGAACT GCCCAGTTTGACATCACTGTGGCCAGTGAGATTATGGCAGTTTTAGCTCTCACCACCGGTCTGGCTGACATGAAGGAGAGACTTGCAAAAATGGTGGTGGCCACTAGTCGCAGTGGTCAGCCTGTCACCACCGAGGATTTG GGAGTGTGTGGAGCTCTAACAGTACTCATGCGAGATGCCATCAAGCCAAACCTCATGCAGACACTAGAG GGAAACCCTGTGTTTGTTCATGCTGGACCTTTTGCAAACATTGCACATGGAAACTCATCAATCTTGGCTGATAAAATTGCTCTGAAACTAGTTGGACCTCAGGGATTTGTGG TTACTGAAGCAGGTTTTGGAGCAGACATTGGGATGGAGAAATTTTTCAATATCAAGTGTCGCAACTCTGGTCTCAAGCCTCATGTTGTGGTCTTGGTTGCCACAGTTCGAGCCCTTAAGATGCATGGAGGTGGTCCAACG GTCACTGCAGGCACGCCACTGCCGAAAGAATATATTGAAGAG AATCTGGCGCTGCTGGAAGCCGGCTGTAGTAACATGAGGAAGCAAGTGGAGAACGCTCAGCTTTTTGGGGTTCCAGTAGTTGTGGCTGTCAATGCTTTCAA GACAGACACAAAGGCTGAACTGGATCTGATCTGTAAACTAGCCAAAGAGGCAGGAGCGTTTGATGCTGTGCATTGCTGTCACTGGGCTGATGGGGGCGCTGGTGCTGCAGAACTGGCGAGAGCAGTGCAAAAAGCTGCAGACTTACCCAGCAGCTTCAAATTTCTTTATGACGTTgag TTACCTATTGCAGACAAGATCAGAATCATTGCACAGAAGATCTATGGTGCAGATGACATTGAACTTCTTCCAGAGGCCCAGCACAAGGTGGACCTgtacagcaaacag GGTTTTGCTGGTCTACCCATATGTATGGCAAAAACTCATCTGTCtctgtcacatgatgctgaaAAGAAAGGTGTCCCCACTGGATTTGTTCTTCCAATTCGTGACATTCGTGCCAGTGTAGGGGCAGGCTTTCTCTACCCCCTGGTTGGCACA atGCCGACTATTCCTGGCCTTCCGACTCGTCCATGTTTCTATGACATTGATCTTGACACTGAGAGTGGAGAAGTTCTTGgccttttttaa
- the gpx2 gene encoding glutathione peroxidase 2 yields MTFIAKTFYDLHATTLEGETIDFNIFRGRVVLIENVASLUGTTTRDYIQLNELQSRYPHRLVVLGFPCNQFGYQENCSDGEILNSLKYVRPGEGYKPAFTIFEKCIVNGSDAHPVFSYLKDKLPYPDDDPMSFMQDPKYLVWNPISRNDISWNFEKFLIGPEGEPFKRYSKKFQTISIEPDIQRLLKLTKNESKTS; encoded by the exons ATGACATTTATAGCTAAGACTTTTTATGATCTGCATGCAACTACGCTGGAAGGGGAGACAATAGATTTCAATATTTTCAGAGGAAGAGTGGTGCTAATTGAGAATGTGGCGTCACTTTGAGGGACAACCACCCGGGACTATATCCAGCTTAATGAGCTCCAGAGCAGATATCCTCACCGGCTTGTGGTCCTGGGCTTTCCCTGCAACCAGTTTGGATACCAG GAGAACTGCTCTGATGGAGAAATTCTAAATTCCTTGAAATATGTGCGTCCAGGTGAAGGGTATAAACCTGCATTCACCATTTTTGAGAAGTGCATTGTAAATGGGAGTGATGCACATCCTGTCTTTTCTTACCTGAAAGACAAGCTTCCTTATCCAGATGATGACCCTATGTCATTCATGCAGGACCCTAAATATCTGGTCTGGAATCCCATCAGTCGGAATGATATTTCATGGAATTTTGAAAAGTTTCTAATTGGACCAGAGGGTGAGCCCTTCAAGAGATACAGTAAAAAATTTCAGACTATCAGTATTGAACCTGACATTCAAAGACTGCTGAAACTGACCAAGAACGAATCGAAAACTAGTTAA
- the orc3 gene encoding origin recognition complex subunit 3: MSEIPQTSSVSKGCFVFKSASKKRKRHVEVGGYLADDSDGSDRFRICQKLWETVQMNTEVIQDQLNKKVLDSLAEFIKKHGLACSSDVWRQRASEIPTAALMLGVNVPDHAMTFRSLCNLLQDSVTPFVVSVHAKECAAVKLLIQKVLEQLMGKGVSVDEEQEDDTSLLQKTQCTISALCQWYKTVSKKCTKVALERTENSTNNDSPQSLPVVVIFKDFEAFNSHVLQDFILICSRYAQELPFVFIFGIATSPSAIQHRLPHSVSSLLCIEVFHSLSCTQHLASVFDKLILNSQFPFKLSSRVIQVLVGIFLYHDFSVQNFVKGLQFSMLEHFNSQPLSVLCCQKQEALLSAKTLSKQNVERIRHLPSFMRYVETQEPQEQVRLLTSDEHVKEVCQKLLKNLHKYHKHYYPILQCLHSLTSSLPKFPLGKHIRELHVSCIEKNLWETEEYDSALQLLRILAKDELVAALRKCAEILKSANTKRMQNVLQQFEDFIGKLEALEGVSSEDSSGNGVISAKMEYQKTDLFQLQKTLLEKESRRTKKMNPFEVLRSQVIEFIDSLVREYLTPAELQPLNEVCYYSSSGVLRQRLNVTPRTSIQAALSHPFYYLQNESLKTNAGTISSAAPDLCIVYKLHLECGRLINLYDWLEAFVTVMSAAEDQDADSEECGKFDSLKHARFIQAVSEMEFLGFVKSTKQKTDHVARLTWGGC; encoded by the exons ATGAGCGAAATTCCTCAAACTTCGTCAGTGTCAAAG GGATGTTTTGTTTTCAAGTCAGCCTCTAAAAAGAGAAAGCGACATGTAGAAGTTG GTGGATATTTGGCGGATGATAGTGACGGAAGCGATCGCTTTAGGATCTGTCAGAAATTATGGGAAACGGTTCAGATGAACACAGAG GTAATACAAGATCAGTTGAATAAAAAGGTACTTGACAGTCTTGCAGAGTTCATTAAAAAGCATGGACTTGCTTGCTCATCTGATGTTTGGAGACAGAGAGCCAGTGAAATCCCCACAGCTGCTCTAATGCTCG GGGTCAACGTGCCAGATCATGCCATGACATTTCGAAGTCTGTGTAATCTCCTTCAGGATTCTGTTACACCATTTGTGGTGTCTGTTCATGCCAAAGAATGTGCAG CTGTAAAGCTCTTGATTCAGAAGGTTCTAGAGCAGCTGATGGGAAAAGGAGTGTCTGTGGATGAAGAACAGGAAGATGATACATCTTTGCTTCAAAAGACACAGTGCACTATTAGTGCTCTGTGTCAGTGGTACAAGACTGTGTCTAAG AAATGCACCAAAGTTGCTTTGGAAAGGACAGAAAACTCGACAAATAATGACTCGCCTCAGAGTTTGCCTGTTGTTGTGATCTTCAAAGACTTTGAGGCATTTAACTCACATGTTTTACAGGATTTTATCCTTATTTGCAG TCGTTATGCTCAGGAGCTTCCATTCgtgtttatttttggcattGCCACTTCTCCCAGTGCTATCCAGCACAGGCTTCCCCACTCTGTGTCATCTTTGCTCTGCATTGAGGTCTTTCATTCTCTCTCATGCACTCAGCATTTAGCctctgtttttgacaag CTCATTCTGAACTCTCAGTTCCCATTCAAGCTCAGCAGTAGGGTGATACAGGTGCTGGTTGGCATCTTCCTCTACCATGACTTCTCTGTTCAAAATTTTGTTAAGGGCCTACAG TTCTCCATGTTGGAGCACTTTAATAGCCAGCCTCTCAGTGTGCTTTGCTGCCAGAAACAAGAGGCCTTGCTTTCTGCCAAGACATTGAGCAAACAAAATGTTGAACGAATCCGCCATCTACCTTCGTTCATGAG GTATGTGGAGACTCAGGAGCCCCAGGAGCAGGTGCGGCTCCTTACCAGTGATGAACATGTCAAG gaagtatgtcaaaaattactgaaaaaccTCCATAAATACCACAAGCATTACTATCCCATTCTACAGTGTCTGCACTCTTTGACATCATCACTGCCTAAATTTCCTCTGGGGAAGCAT ATACGCGAACTGCACGTATCCTGCATTGAGAAGAATTTGTGGGAAACCGAAGAGTACGATTCAGCCTTGCAGCTTCTGAG GATTCTAGCAAAAGATGAGCTTGTTGCAGCTTTACGGAAGTGTGCAGAAATTCTTAAATCTGCCAATACCAAgagaatgcaaaatgttttgcaacaATTTGAAGATTTTATTGGCAAATTGGAAGCACTGGAGG GTGTCTCTTCAGAAGATTCCTCTGGGAATGGTGTCATCTCAGCAAAAATGGAATATCAGAAAACGGATCTCTTTCAGCTTCAAAAG ACGCTTCTTGAAAAAGAGTCCCGAAGAACTAAGAAAATGAATCCATTCGAAGTGCTTCGAAGCCAGGTGATAGAGTTTATTGACAGCCTTGTGAG AGAATACTTGACTCCAGCAGAACTCCAGCCGCTCAATGAAGTGTGCTACTACAGTTCCTCTGGGGTCCTGCGTCAGCGACTCAATGTCACCCCACGAACATCCATTCAAGCTGCTCTCAGTCATCCTTTCTACTACTTGCAG AATGAAAGCCTGAAAACAAATGCTGGCACAATCTCCAGTGCTGCACCAGACCTCTGCATTGTATACAAGCTTCATCTTGAGTGTGGAAGACTCATAAATCTATATGACTGGCTTGAG GCATTTGTAACTGTCATGTCAGCTGCTGAGGACCAAGATGCTGATTCTGAGGAGTGTGGCAAATTTGACAGCCTTAAGCA TGCTCGTTTCATTCAGGCTGTTTCCGAGATGGAATTTCTTGGTTTTGTTAAATCAACAAAACAGAAGACTGACCATGTGGCAAGACTGACTTGGGGAGGatgttaa